A single window of Amyelois transitella isolate CPQ chromosome 17, ilAmyTran1.1, whole genome shotgun sequence DNA harbors:
- the LOC106137186 gene encoding uncharacterized protein LOC106137186 isoform X2, which yields MNKYKLSRRGRKLQSSDDQRILVALPKEVPERTWAEILQKEENDLMIFEIREDIIEEAMNICYSKYMERQTAEFTVHCAAAAWLKLINWEFYRHDPGEDPSAYPPCYIPKRLESWIPDDLPEPSPKDSWCKQDLIVVEESIDEPPQKATSSESLEMPKIEPIPSEYWFPGKINVPEEMRWRRDKPVSASDIITSTPSISTDEMVGAESEILQRVTDYSSEDISPTDSQFSALKTTTPVEASLRGAGDSVVDKIRPKRHHSEKSRMFSKGVMSGRSKNFLAPLDLGDSRSRISIISDCRLRNLRLDTQFEVTSEKMDTPPGENVKRK from the exons ATGAATAAGTACAAGCTATCCCGAAGAGGTCGGAAATTGCAATCCTCAGATGACCAAAGGATTTTGGTGGCATTACCAAAGGAAGTACCGGAAAGGACTTG GGCTGAAATCCTGCAGAAAGAGGAGAATGACCTCATGATCTTCGAGATCCGGGAGGACATCATAGAAGAAGCCATGAACATATGTTACAGCAAATACATGGAGAGACAGACTGCTGAGTTCACGGTCCACTGTGCCGCTGCGGCCTGGTTGAAGCTGATCAACTG GGAATTCTACCGTCACGATCCAGGCGAAGACCCTAGCGCTTACCCCCCCTGCTATATCCCCAAGCGGCTGGAGTCCTGGATCCCGGACGACCTTCCGGAACCCTCGCCCAAAGACAGCTGGTGCAAACAGGACCTGATCGTGGTCGAGGAATCCATAGACGAGCCGCCGCAAAAGGCGACCAGCAGCGAGTCTTTGGAGATGCCGAAAATTGAACCTATACCTTCGGAATATTG gtTCCCAGGTAAAATTAACGTCCCAGAGGAAATGAGATGGCGACGTGACAAGCCAGTGTCTGCGAGCGACATT ATCACGAGCACGCCGTCGATAAGCACTGATGAGATGGTAGGCGCTGAGAGTGAGATTCTGCAGAGAGTTACAGATTACAGCAGTGAAGATATCTCTCCGACT GATTCTCAGTTCAGCGCGTTGAAGACGACCACGCCGGTGGAAGCGTCGCTCAGGGGCGCCGGCGACTCCGTCGTGGACAAGATCCGCCCCAAGAGGCATCACTCTGAGAAGAGCAGGATGTTCTCCAAGGGCGT TATGTCGGGAAGGTCGAAGAATTTCCTGGCTCCCCTCGACCTTGGCGATTCTCGGTCCCGCATCAGCATCATCTCCGACTGTCGTCTGAGGAATTTAAG attgGACACACAGTTTGAGGTTACTTCGGAAAAAATGGACACCCCTCCAGGTGAGAACGTAAAAAGGAAGTAA
- the LOC106137186 gene encoding uncharacterized protein LOC106137186 isoform X1, with amino-acid sequence MNKYKLSRRGRKLQSSDDQRILVALPKEVPERTWAEILQKEENDLMIFEIREDIIEEAMNICYSKYMERQTAEFTVHCAAAAWLKLINWEFYRHDPGEDPSAYPPCYIPKRLESWIPDDLPEPSPKDSWCKQDLIVVEESIDEPPQKATSSESLEMPKIEPIPSEYWFPGKINVPEEMRWRRDKPVSASDIITSTPSISTDEMVGAESEILQRVTDYSSEDISPTDSQFSALKTTTPVEASLRGAGDSVVDKIRPKRHHSEKSRMFSKGVMSGRSKNFLAPLDLGDSRSRISIISDCRLRNLRLDTQFEVTSEKMDTPPVSAGFHSTCTCSE; translated from the exons ATGAATAAGTACAAGCTATCCCGAAGAGGTCGGAAATTGCAATCCTCAGATGACCAAAGGATTTTGGTGGCATTACCAAAGGAAGTACCGGAAAGGACTTG GGCTGAAATCCTGCAGAAAGAGGAGAATGACCTCATGATCTTCGAGATCCGGGAGGACATCATAGAAGAAGCCATGAACATATGTTACAGCAAATACATGGAGAGACAGACTGCTGAGTTCACGGTCCACTGTGCCGCTGCGGCCTGGTTGAAGCTGATCAACTG GGAATTCTACCGTCACGATCCAGGCGAAGACCCTAGCGCTTACCCCCCCTGCTATATCCCCAAGCGGCTGGAGTCCTGGATCCCGGACGACCTTCCGGAACCCTCGCCCAAAGACAGCTGGTGCAAACAGGACCTGATCGTGGTCGAGGAATCCATAGACGAGCCGCCGCAAAAGGCGACCAGCAGCGAGTCTTTGGAGATGCCGAAAATTGAACCTATACCTTCGGAATATTG gtTCCCAGGTAAAATTAACGTCCCAGAGGAAATGAGATGGCGACGTGACAAGCCAGTGTCTGCGAGCGACATT ATCACGAGCACGCCGTCGATAAGCACTGATGAGATGGTAGGCGCTGAGAGTGAGATTCTGCAGAGAGTTACAGATTACAGCAGTGAAGATATCTCTCCGACT GATTCTCAGTTCAGCGCGTTGAAGACGACCACGCCGGTGGAAGCGTCGCTCAGGGGCGCCGGCGACTCCGTCGTGGACAAGATCCGCCCCAAGAGGCATCACTCTGAGAAGAGCAGGATGTTCTCCAAGGGCGT TATGTCGGGAAGGTCGAAGAATTTCCTGGCTCCCCTCGACCTTGGCGATTCTCGGTCCCGCATCAGCATCATCTCCGACTGTCGTCTGAGGAATTTAAG attgGACACACAGTTTGAGGTTACTTCGGAAAAAATGGACACCCCTCCAG